In Methylotenera sp. L2L1, the following proteins share a genomic window:
- a CDS encoding nucleotidyltransferase domain-containing protein, with translation MQLKDLSEKSGLPEATIRKITSTLIEHADLTKAILYGSRAKGNFREGSDIDLVLFGDKLNYNDLASIASQLDDLFLPYTFDLSLYNQIDNPELIDHINRVGIVFYSNA, from the coding sequence ATGCAGCTTAAAGATCTATCTGAAAAATCAGGTTTGCCAGAAGCAACTATCAGAAAAATCACATCTACGCTTATAGAGCATGCTGATTTAACAAAAGCAATCCTTTATGGTTCGCGCGCAAAAGGTAATTTCCGCGAGGGTTCTGACATTGATTTGGTTTTGTTTGGAGATAAACTTAACTACAATGATTTAGCTAGCATTGCAAGCCAACTAGATGACTTGTTCTTACCCTATACATTTGATCTTTCTCTATATAATCAAATTGATAACCCTGAACTCATTGATCATATAAACCGAGTTGGCATTGTCTTTTACTCAAATGCATAG
- a CDS encoding RNA-binding S4 domain-containing protein translates to MNALDNSKCRLDKWLWAARFFKTRSLATTAIDTGKVHVDGDRVKPAKEVHIGQVIHIRNRDFEIEVNVQALSNIRKGASEAALLYSETIESIAKRENAKLTGEHDFAQRDRGAGRPTKRQLRDIKKFTGGAY, encoded by the coding sequence ATGAATGCGTTAGATAATAGCAAATGCAGGCTGGATAAATGGTTATGGGCTGCACGTTTCTTTAAAACTCGTAGCTTAGCCACTACCGCGATTGATACTGGTAAAGTGCATGTGGATGGCGACCGTGTAAAACCTGCAAAAGAGGTACATATCGGTCAAGTGATTCACATCCGTAACCGAGACTTTGAAATTGAAGTCAATGTTCAAGCCCTATCAAATATACGCAAAGGCGCATCAGAAGCTGCGCTGCTATACTCTGAAACCATAGAAAGCATCGCTAAACGTGAAAATGCTAAACTCACAGGCGAGCATGATTTTGCCCAACGAGACCGTGGAGCAGGGCGCCCAACCAAAAGACAGCTTAGAGATATCAAGAAGTTTACGGGTGGCGCTTATTAG